In Bacillus sp. DX3.1, the following proteins share a genomic window:
- a CDS encoding xanthine phosphoribosyltransferase, whose amino-acid sequence MKVLQEKIMNEGKVLSDDVLKVDAFLNHQIDPVLMQEIGKEFAKRFKEENITKIVTIESSGIAPAVMAALELGVKVIFARKRKSLTLQDNMYVAKVYSYTKQETNEISLSRNHIHENDRVLIIDDFLANGQAALGLMSLVEQAGASIAGIGIVIEKAFQDGGKKLRESGVRVESLAEIASLDNGTVTFVQHETAEVK is encoded by the coding sequence ATGAAAGTGTTACAAGAGAAGATTATGAACGAAGGAAAGGTTTTATCGGATGATGTATTAAAGGTGGATGCATTTTTAAATCATCAAATTGATCCAGTACTTATGCAAGAAATCGGAAAAGAGTTTGCAAAGCGTTTTAAAGAAGAAAATATTACAAAAATCGTGACGATTGAATCTTCAGGAATTGCACCAGCTGTTATGGCTGCTTTAGAACTTGGCGTAAAAGTTATCTTTGCAAGAAAACGTAAATCGTTAACGTTACAAGATAATATGTATGTTGCCAAAGTATATTCTTATACAAAACAAGAAACGAATGAGATTTCATTATCTAGAAATCACATCCATGAAAATGACCGTGTATTGATTATCGATGACTTTTTAGCAAATGGTCAGGCTGCTCTAGGGTTAATGAGCTTAGTTGAGCAGGCTGGAGCAAGCATTGCAGGAATTGGAATTGTGATTGAAAAAGCATTTCAAGATGGAGGGAAAAAGCTGCGTGAGAGCGGTGTTCGTGTAGAATCACTTGCAGAAATTGCATCTCTTGATAACGGTACTGTTACATTTGTTCAGCATGAGACTGCGGAGGTGAAATAG
- a CDS encoding DUF4097 family beta strand repeat-containing protein, translating to MSNYQETVELNERSKIEIQIKGGIVFCHAIKGTKLVINGSLGRHCKGIEIKQLSNRLILKQEVRITPILMIGFPKSVYLDIGIPEEMMEYLTINQDLGELTLEGLQGEKIQVKTKTAKLDVNDVLCDSLDLKIGSRPANIRLLRKIQHTNVQSISGKINLEMAEIGGDLSCSCGAAGAYIKIPQKANVQINKHGIRKCVVDAVLSEEQLYKFNLTANLGNIRVVN from the coding sequence ATGAGTAACTATCAGGAAACAGTTGAATTAAATGAAAGAAGTAAAATAGAGATTCAGATTAAAGGAGGAATTGTTTTTTGTCATGCAATAAAAGGGACAAAATTAGTTATTAATGGATCATTAGGACGACATTGTAAGGGGATAGAAATAAAACAACTATCGAATCGTCTAATTTTAAAACAAGAAGTTCGCATTACTCCAATTCTTATGATTGGATTTCCCAAATCAGTGTATTTAGATATAGGTATTCCAGAAGAAATGATGGAATACCTAACTATTAATCAAGATCTTGGTGAACTGACTCTTGAGGGCCTTCAAGGTGAAAAAATACAAGTTAAAACGAAGACTGCAAAGTTGGATGTAAATGATGTCTTATGTGATTCTTTAGATTTAAAGATTGGGAGTCGTCCTGCAAATATACGTTTATTAAGAAAAATCCAGCATACTAATGTTCAGTCTATTTCAGGGAAGATTAATTTGGAAATGGCTGAAATAGGAGGAGATTTGAGCTGTTCATGCGGTGCAGCAGGCGCCTATATTAAGATTCCACAGAAGGCCAATGTTCAAATAAATAAACATGGGATTAGAAAGTGTGTAGTAGATGCTGTATTATCTGAAGAACAACTTTATAAATTTAATTTAACAGCTAATTTAGGGAATATAAGAGTTGTAAATTAA
- a CDS encoding type I methionyl aminopeptidase, with protein sequence MITIKNKREIDSMQEAGKVLASCHKEITKMIQPGITTLEIDTFVEKYLEKYGATPEQKGYNDYPYAICASVNDEMCHGFPTNQPLNEGDIVTIDMVVNLHGGLADSAWTFAVGNISEEAKQLLLVTENALYKGIEQAVIGNHIGDIGHAIESYVTAEKFSVARDFTGHGIGKMIHEEPAVFHFGKPGQGPELKEGMVITIEPIVNIGMRYSKVDLNGWTARTMDGKLSAQYEHTIAITKEGPVVLTAH encoded by the coding sequence ATGATTACCATAAAAAATAAACGAGAAATAGATTCGATGCAAGAAGCTGGAAAAGTGTTAGCTTCTTGCCATAAAGAAATCACAAAAATGATTCAACCAGGTATCACAACTTTAGAAATTGATACATTTGTTGAAAAGTATTTAGAAAAGTATGGTGCAACGCCTGAACAAAAAGGATATAACGATTATCCATATGCAATATGTGCGTCTGTGAACGATGAAATGTGCCATGGATTTCCAACTAATCAACCGTTAAATGAAGGAGATATTGTTACGATTGACATGGTAGTAAACTTACATGGTGGACTTGCCGATTCAGCTTGGACATTTGCAGTAGGAAATATTTCTGAAGAAGCAAAACAATTATTATTAGTAACGGAAAATGCTTTATATAAAGGAATTGAACAGGCCGTGATTGGAAATCACATTGGAGATATTGGTCATGCGATTGAGAGTTATGTAACTGCTGAAAAATTCTCTGTTGCAAGAGATTTTACGGGTCATGGAATTGGTAAAATGATACATGAAGAACCGGCAGTGTTTCACTTTGGGAAGCCAGGTCAAGGACCAGAGTTAAAAGAAGGAATGGTTATTACAATTGAACCTATCGTAAATATAGGTATGCGATATTCAAAGGTAGATTTAAATGGATGGACTGCAAGAACGATGGATGGTAAGTTATCAGCACAGTATGAGCATACAATAGCTATAACGAAGGAAGGACCAGTTGTTTTAACTGCTCATTAG
- a CDS encoding ABC transporter permease yields MFNLIQLEIGKNKINTFILASIISSIGLLAFIYFIAFVAQQTNEVQFQNYANIYKFTILMGMIVFSTISSVMYTRFIIEEYKGKQMTVLFSYPVNRKKILLVKLFIVSGFTTVAMMICSAIPIIIFSLTEKISPIVPDTLSQEDIFSTLLIIVITAFITSMVALIAMRIGFIKKSVPITIISSFGLIALLGNTVASGYDNPMLGVIILVIIVAIGILVSLELMQRVNRMEID; encoded by the coding sequence ATGTTTAATTTAATCCAACTTGAAATTGGAAAAAATAAAATAAATACGTTTATTTTAGCAAGTATTATTTCGAGTATTGGTTTGCTTGCTTTCATCTACTTTATTGCATTTGTTGCACAACAAACAAACGAAGTTCAATTTCAGAATTATGCTAATATTTATAAATTTACCATCTTAATGGGGATGATTGTTTTTTCAACTATATCATCTGTAATGTATACTCGCTTTATTATTGAAGAATATAAAGGAAAACAAATGACAGTGTTATTTTCTTATCCTGTTAATCGGAAGAAAATTTTACTTGTAAAATTATTTATTGTAAGTGGTTTTACTACGGTGGCTATGATGATTTGCAGTGCCATACCTATCATTATTTTTAGTTTAACAGAAAAAATTTCTCCTATTGTTCCAGATACTCTTTCACAGGAGGATATTTTTTCTACATTGTTAATAATTGTAATTACTGCTTTTATAACAAGTATGGTAGCCCTTATTGCTATGAGAATAGGTTTTATTAAAAAATCAGTTCCTATTACAATTATTTCTTCTTTCGGCTTAATTGCACTTTTGGGGAATACTGTGGCATCTGGTTATGATAATCCTATGTTAGGTGTTATTATATTAGTAATAATTGTTGCTATTGGAATCTTAGTTTCTCTTGAATTGATGCAGAGAGTAAATCGGATGGAAATAGATTAA
- the pbuX gene encoding xanthine permease PbuX, whose translation MKQHPFKIASLGIQHMLAMYAGAIIVPLIVGGGLGLNQRELTYLVSIDLLMCGVATILQALSNRFFGIGLPVVLGCTFTAVGPMIAIGKQYGVSSIYGAIIAAGLFVVIFAKLFGKLVKLFPPVVTGSVVTVIGVTLVPAAINDMAGGVGSKDFGSLENLALAFGVLLFIIIMYRFFDGFIRSISILLGLLFGTIIAAFMGKVSLQAVAEADWFHGIQPFYFGTPTFELTPVITMILVACVGIVEATGVYFALSDICNKKIGEKELTKGYRAEGLAMVLGGIFNAFPYTTYSQNVGLVQLTGVRNRVIIYTCGGMLIVLGFIPKIAALTTIIPKSVLGGAMLAMFGMVMAYGIKMLSSVKFEKQENLLIVACSVGIGLGVTVVPTLFSQLPESIRILTDNGIVLGSASAVLLNIVFNMIPQRKKKTKEEQVPMQSAV comes from the coding sequence ATGAAGCAACACCCATTTAAAATCGCTTCCCTTGGTATTCAGCATATGCTGGCGATGTACGCAGGAGCAATTATCGTTCCACTTATCGTCGGCGGGGGACTTGGCTTAAATCAACGAGAATTAACATACTTAGTGTCCATCGATTTATTAATGTGTGGTGTCGCAACTATTTTACAAGCTTTATCGAATCGCTTTTTCGGAATTGGTCTTCCTGTTGTATTAGGATGTACGTTTACAGCGGTTGGACCGATGATTGCGATTGGTAAGCAGTACGGTGTTTCCTCGATATATGGAGCAATTATTGCAGCAGGATTATTCGTAGTTATTTTCGCAAAGTTATTTGGAAAACTCGTGAAACTTTTTCCACCTGTTGTAACAGGATCCGTTGTTACAGTCATTGGGGTTACATTAGTCCCGGCAGCAATTAATGATATGGCTGGTGGAGTAGGGAGTAAAGATTTCGGAAGTCTTGAAAACTTAGCGTTAGCGTTTGGTGTCTTACTATTTATCATTATTATGTATCGCTTCTTTGATGGCTTTATCCGTTCTATTTCGATATTACTTGGACTATTATTTGGTACAATCATCGCAGCATTTATGGGGAAAGTCAGCTTACAAGCCGTTGCGGAAGCAGATTGGTTTCACGGTATCCAGCCGTTTTACTTTGGCACACCAACGTTCGAATTAACACCAGTCATTACGATGATTCTTGTTGCATGTGTTGGCATTGTAGAAGCAACCGGCGTTTACTTTGCTTTATCTGATATTTGTAACAAAAAAATCGGTGAGAAAGAGTTAACAAAAGGTTATCGTGCAGAAGGATTGGCAATGGTTTTAGGTGGTATTTTCAACGCATTCCCGTACACAACTTACTCACAAAACGTTGGTCTTGTTCAACTAACAGGTGTACGTAACCGTGTAATCATCTATACGTGCGGTGGCATGTTAATCGTCCTTGGATTTATTCCGAAAATCGCCGCATTAACAACGATTATTCCAAAGTCAGTACTCGGCGGTGCAATGCTAGCGATGTTCGGTATGGTTATGGCATATGGGATTAAAATGTTAAGTAGTGTAAAGTTTGAGAAGCAAGAGAACTTATTAATTGTGGCGTGTTCTGTTGGAATTGGACTTGGCGTAACAGTCGTTCCAACATTATTCTCACAGCTGCCAGAAAGTATTCGTATTTTAACAGATAATGGGATTGTACTTGGAAGTGCATCGGCGGTGTTATTAAATATCGTGTTTAATATGATTCCACAAAGAAAAAAGAAAACAAAAGAAGAGCAAGTTCCGATGCAAAGTGCAGTATAA
- a CDS encoding ATP-binding cassette domain-containing protein translates to MNNVAVKTNNLIKTFAGSEVIKGSTMTVKANTVYGFLGANGAGKTTVFKILSGLLRPTSGKVEIFGMDVTEKRDLILKNIGTLIEVPVFYEHLSAAENLRFHMAYMNAEGFEISKVLKMVGLIQTGDQPVSKFSLGMRQRLAIARAFIHKPKLLILDEPVNGLDPLGIQEMRVLFKDLSEKYGMTILISSHILSELEHIVDSIGVIVNGVVIEEALLEEIKKKSPKGLEEYFFKIMSGGKEYV, encoded by the coding sequence ATGAATAATGTTGCCGTAAAAACAAACAACTTGATAAAAACATTTGCTGGTTCAGAGGTTATTAAAGGAAGTACGATGACGGTAAAAGCAAACACTGTTTATGGATTTTTAGGTGCCAATGGTGCAGGTAAAACGACAGTATTTAAAATTTTATCAGGCTTATTGCGTCCTACATCTGGGAAGGTTGAAATTTTTGGAATGGACGTAACGGAAAAGCGCGATTTGATACTAAAAAATATAGGGACTTTAATTGAAGTCCCGGTATTTTATGAGCATTTATCAGCAGCTGAGAATTTGAGATTTCATATGGCTTATATGAATGCTGAAGGATTTGAAATTTCTAAAGTATTAAAAATGGTAGGTCTTATTCAAACAGGTGATCAACCAGTTTCTAAATTTTCATTAGGAATGCGACAAAGATTAGCGATAGCACGTGCATTCATTCATAAACCTAAACTATTAATTTTGGATGAACCAGTAAATGGACTAGACCCACTTGGGATTCAAGAAATGAGGGTGTTATTTAAAGATTTATCTGAAAAATATGGGATGACCATTCTTATTTCAAGTCATATCCTTAGTGAACTGGAACATATTGTAGATTCAATTGGAGTCATTGTAAATGGGGTAGTGATAGAGGAAGCACTTCTGGAAGAAATAAAGAAAAAATCTCCGAAGGGGTTAGAAGAATATTTCTTTAAAATTATGTCAGGAGGAAAAGAGTATGTTTAA
- a CDS encoding TetR/AcrR family transcriptional regulator: MRSKDSKQTIEKILTVATKLFSEKGFDKTSIQDIVDSLGMSRGAIFHHFKSKEDILEAVMERQFNYTYEMLEQLVNSIDSVNSRDKLIKILERIASDKNIHSIDDILNYQIKNPQFIVQGIKASVNKEALIFTEIMKQGIADGSITTEYPNECAEVFMLLMDVWTNPILFNRKKSETINRIRFLQYMMRQLGVDIVSDQLIKELMNHYPNIERGGINE, encoded by the coding sequence ATGCGAAGTAAAGATTCTAAACAAACAATTGAAAAAATCTTAACAGTGGCCACAAAACTGTTTAGTGAAAAAGGTTTTGATAAAACGAGCATACAAGATATTGTTGATTCTCTTGGGATGTCAAGAGGAGCTATTTTTCATCATTTTAAATCGAAAGAAGATATATTAGAAGCAGTCATGGAACGGCAGTTTAATTATACTTACGAGATGTTGGAGCAATTAGTTAACAGTATTGATTCAGTAAATAGTAGGGATAAGTTAATAAAAATTTTAGAAAGAATTGCATCAGATAAAAACATTCACTCTATTGATGATATTTTGAATTACCAAATAAAAAATCCGCAGTTTATTGTGCAAGGAATAAAAGCAAGTGTAAATAAAGAAGCGTTAATATTTACGGAAATCATGAAACAAGGGATAGCAGATGGTTCTATTACAACGGAATATCCCAATGAATGTGCAGAAGTTTTTATGCTTTTGATGGATGTTTGGACGAACCCAATCCTATTTAATCGTAAAAAATCAGAAACGATTAATCGGATAAGGTTTTTGCAATATATGATGAGACAGTTAGGGGTTGATATTGTAAGTGATCAATTAATAAAAGAACTTATGAATCATTATCCAAATATAGAACGGGGTGGTATTAATGAATAA
- a CDS encoding DUF418 domain-containing protein: protein MTQSISQDERIHSIDIIRGIAIFGIFLVNWPIIAGIDSRDITGSYEGIDSYIRLFYDMFIQTKFYTIFSFLFGLGFYIFMQRAEMKTNRPTTLFIRRLLILFLFGFTHYVLFWDGDILHTYAITGFFLLLFYKRAPRTILIWALVLLGIFQLFMLLGSVMLAFVPIEELRSSLPIMPLENWGLQVQDRFTTFYSESIWLNISFLPESIGLFLLGLYAGKKDIFRRASELDQKLKKWQIIMFVLTIPMWFFMIRYFVTKQPYEPIYMSGFTMFSGKTLFIFYIFTLMRLLQKERWQKILRPFQFVGRTALTNYISQTVITLLVFGLVLKDSAPVPLWTGTIFCISFYILQIFISRWWLSRYQYGPLEYIWRLGTYGQKMPLKKKSKVS from the coding sequence ATGACACAAAGTATTTCGCAAGATGAGAGGATTCATTCCATTGATATTATTCGAGGTATTGCTATATTCGGTATTTTTCTTGTTAACTGGCCTATTATAGCTGGCATTGACTCTCGCGATATCACAGGAAGTTATGAAGGAATAGACAGCTATATCCGCCTATTTTATGACATGTTTATTCAAACAAAATTTTATACTATTTTTTCGTTTTTATTTGGATTAGGATTTTATATTTTTATGCAACGAGCTGAAATGAAGACGAATCGTCCAACAACATTATTTATTCGCCGTCTGCTCATTTTATTCTTATTCGGATTTACTCATTACGTTCTCTTTTGGGACGGAGATATTTTACATACTTATGCAATTACAGGATTTTTCTTATTATTGTTTTACAAAAGAGCTCCCCGGACCATTCTTATATGGGCACTTGTCTTACTAGGTATTTTCCAATTATTCATGTTACTAGGTAGTGTAATGCTTGCGTTTGTACCGATAGAAGAGTTAAGATCTTCCCTACCCATTATGCCTTTGGAAAACTGGGGGTTGCAGGTACAAGATCGCTTTACCACCTTTTATTCTGAATCAATCTGGTTAAACATTTCATTCCTTCCAGAATCAATCGGGTTGTTCTTACTTGGCTTATACGCTGGAAAAAAAGATATATTTCGTCGTGCTAGTGAATTGGATCAAAAACTTAAGAAATGGCAAATCATTATGTTTGTCTTAACAATCCCAATGTGGTTCTTTATGATTCGCTACTTTGTAACAAAACAACCGTATGAGCCGATATACATGTCAGGATTTACAATGTTTAGCGGTAAAACTTTATTCATCTTTTACATTTTTACGCTCATGCGTCTACTACAGAAGGAAAGATGGCAAAAAATATTACGCCCCTTTCAATTTGTAGGACGCACGGCACTGACAAACTATATTTCTCAGACTGTGATTACCTTACTAGTCTTCGGCTTAGTATTGAAAGATTCTGCTCCAGTTCCATTATGGACAGGAACGATTTTTTGCATTAGCTTTTATATACTGCAAATCTTTATCAGCCGCTGGTGGCTCTCTCGTTATCAATACGGTCCACTGGAATACATTTGGCGCCTTGGCACGTATGGACAGAAAATGCCACTCAAAAAGAAAAGCAAGGTCTCGTAA
- a CDS encoding dynamin family protein codes for MTNIVQTNSIQKLVCFYEEWQKHGDTENSLKLFEVIQKYKQEQLMIAFCGHFSAGKSTMMNHLYKAQLLPTSPIPTSANVVKIEKGQNRVVVAVKSGQQYEHDGAYSAEELKQLCKNGDEVIGIHIYRTDAPIPDGVMLVDTPGIDSTDDAHQLATESTLHLADVIFYMMDYNHVQSEVNLQFVKELKQRNKTVYLVVNQIDKHKENELSFEAYQQSVAQSFSNWNIEVDGIFYTSLRMMNHPYNEIERLEQLLSSIMKEREQYVKVGMERETAYLLQEHLSFILSENEKQLAPFQKELASTVSLPNVIAMKEQLIEKEKHIAGKESEVKNEFVKGLQAILDNGYLMPFEMRELANQYLETKLTKFKVGLLFAKGKTEQEKQRRLDVFYSALQKTVETQLDFHVKEYIVSFLKKEELFTEEIGKDIYALYISFGPALLEDVIKQGAGFTGDYLLLYTEDVTNELKKRYFMKSQQIFEKSTSILQEKVRIEISHIKEEIEEYTIIQTAKETKLQYVQAYDNYERNLQDIWYDRVPVPNEIDVEKVLQGKKQVVNEKFKVQAQETSEDIVLYNEKEATSAAKLNIHRIMEQVKQAEGVLQQLPTLKHLHQEVVEKRKRVETKQFTVALFGAFSAGKSSFANALLGENVLPVSPNPTTATINQILPVTEEKPHGTVIVQFKSKQALFEDMKAVYKLFHHDVATLNEALSQIDTILAYPSPSGKQKTTFSFLRAVQRGYSAVSNHIGEQVCVTLEQFSDYVANEEKSCFVEYMELYYDCALTRQGVALVDTPGADSINARHTDVAFQYIKNADAILFVTYYNHVFSRADREFLIQLGRVKDTFALDKMFFLINAADLAQSEDELQMVKGYIADQLLQYGIRNPRLFAISSLYALEERQGKNIQKEKYGILQNSGITQFEESFTSFMMRDLMLVSVHSLYGALQSAKQLLINMIQGAKQGNDEKEKQTKKYEAEREDLLRIISSFSVLAEEQALQNEATELLFYVKQRLFLRYNDVFTEFINPASLRTEGNVKNQLQACVMELVTFLQHDLLQEMRATSLRLEKWMNEAIGRVQNEIVAKCKVENEAISINGTVEYEYQVITHKDPFPAIEIKHFKKALSYFKNEKSFFEKDDKVSMQEAVKETLEPFVSEYVTDEESLFIHHYKQEWETKWELLQAAMRQDVEQYYESVLFALAETIDISLYEQSEEQLQKELTAIEKEIHIL; via the coding sequence ATGACAAACATAGTACAGACAAACAGTATACAAAAACTTGTTTGTTTTTATGAGGAATGGCAGAAGCACGGTGATACAGAAAATAGCTTGAAGTTGTTTGAAGTGATTCAAAAATATAAGCAAGAGCAACTCATGATTGCATTTTGCGGTCATTTTTCTGCTGGGAAATCGACAATGATGAATCATTTATATAAAGCACAATTATTACCGACAAGTCCGATTCCAACAAGCGCGAATGTTGTAAAAATCGAAAAGGGGCAAAATCGTGTTGTTGTTGCAGTAAAATCGGGACAGCAGTATGAGCATGATGGTGCGTATTCAGCGGAAGAATTAAAGCAGCTTTGTAAAAATGGTGATGAAGTCATCGGTATTCATATTTATCGAACTGATGCACCAATTCCTGATGGTGTGATGCTCGTTGACACACCTGGAATTGATTCAACAGATGATGCGCATCAATTGGCAACAGAATCAACGCTTCATCTTGCTGACGTTATTTTTTATATGATGGACTATAATCATGTCCAGTCAGAAGTGAATTTACAATTCGTAAAGGAACTAAAGCAGCGTAATAAAACCGTATATCTCGTTGTAAATCAAATTGATAAGCATAAAGAAAATGAATTATCATTTGAAGCGTATCAACAGAGTGTCGCACAATCATTTTCCAACTGGAATATTGAAGTAGATGGGATTTTCTACACCTCTTTACGGATGATGAACCATCCCTACAATGAGATTGAACGATTAGAACAATTACTTTCTTCTATTATGAAAGAGCGTGAGCAATATGTGAAAGTTGGTATGGAACGAGAGACGGCTTATTTATTACAAGAACATCTTTCGTTTATTCTTTCAGAAAATGAAAAACAGTTAGCTCCATTTCAAAAAGAATTAGCATCGACAGTATCTCTTCCAAACGTAATTGCAATGAAAGAACAGCTGATTGAAAAGGAAAAGCACATTGCTGGAAAAGAATCAGAAGTGAAAAATGAATTTGTAAAAGGCTTGCAAGCGATATTGGATAATGGGTATTTAATGCCATTTGAGATGAGAGAATTAGCGAATCAATATTTAGAAACAAAGCTAACAAAATTTAAAGTTGGTTTGCTATTTGCAAAAGGAAAAACAGAACAAGAAAAACAAAGACGTTTAGATGTGTTTTATTCTGCATTACAAAAAACAGTCGAAACGCAGCTCGATTTTCATGTGAAAGAATATATCGTCTCTTTTTTAAAGAAGGAAGAGTTATTTACAGAAGAAATCGGAAAAGACATATATGCACTGTATATCTCTTTTGGACCGGCGTTACTAGAGGATGTTATTAAACAAGGGGCAGGATTTACTGGAGATTATTTGCTTCTTTATACAGAAGATGTTACGAATGAGCTGAAGAAGCGGTATTTCATGAAATCACAGCAAATTTTTGAAAAAAGCACAAGTATCTTACAAGAAAAGGTACGTATAGAAATTTCTCATATAAAAGAAGAGATAGAAGAGTATACAATCATACAGACAGCAAAAGAAACAAAATTACAATATGTACAAGCATATGATAACTATGAGAGAAACTTGCAAGATATTTGGTACGATCGTGTGCCTGTGCCGAATGAAATCGATGTAGAGAAAGTGTTACAAGGTAAGAAACAAGTCGTAAATGAGAAGTTTAAAGTGCAAGCACAGGAAACAAGCGAGGATATCGTACTTTATAACGAGAAAGAAGCAACATCTGCAGCAAAATTAAACATTCATCGCATTATGGAGCAAGTAAAGCAGGCAGAAGGTGTACTGCAGCAACTTCCTACTCTCAAGCATTTACATCAAGAAGTCGTTGAAAAGAGAAAGCGTGTGGAAACGAAGCAATTTACAGTGGCTTTATTTGGAGCGTTTAGTGCAGGGAAATCATCATTTGCAAACGCGTTGCTTGGTGAGAATGTATTGCCAGTATCACCGAATCCTACGACAGCAACAATTAATCAAATTTTGCCGGTAACGGAAGAAAAGCCACATGGTACAGTTATTGTTCAATTTAAATCAAAGCAAGCACTCTTTGAAGATATGAAGGCTGTTTATAAGCTGTTTCATCACGATGTAGCAACGTTAAACGAAGCCTTATCGCAAATTGATACAATATTAGCATATCCTTCACCAAGTGGGAAACAGAAAACGACATTTAGTTTTCTAAGAGCGGTACAGCGAGGCTATAGTGCGGTTTCTAATCATATAGGAGAACAAGTATGTGTGACATTAGAACAATTTTCTGATTATGTTGCCAATGAAGAGAAATCATGCTTTGTTGAATATATGGAATTGTACTATGATTGTGCCTTAACAAGACAAGGGGTTGCTCTTGTTGATACGCCAGGCGCAGATTCGATTAATGCACGTCATACAGATGTGGCATTCCAATATATTAAAAATGCGGATGCAATTTTATTTGTGACGTATTATAATCATGTCTTTTCAAGAGCGGACCGTGAATTTTTAATTCAGCTTGGCCGTGTAAAAGATACATTTGCACTTGATAAAATGTTTTTCTTAATTAATGCAGCAGACTTAGCACAGTCTGAAGATGAGTTGCAGATGGTAAAAGGATATATTGCAGATCAACTCTTACAGTATGGCATTCGAAACCCACGTTTATTTGCAATTTCAAGCTTATATGCACTTGAGGAAAGGCAAGGAAAGAACATTCAAAAAGAAAAATATGGTATTTTGCAGAATTCTGGAATTACGCAGTTTGAAGAATCATTTACGTCCTTTATGATGCGCGATTTAATGCTCGTTTCTGTTCACTCTTTATACGGTGCTTTGCAAAGTGCAAAGCAGCTTCTTATTAATATGATACAAGGGGCAAAACAAGGAAATGATGAAAAAGAAAAACAAACAAAAAAATATGAAGCAGAACGTGAAGACCTACTTCGCATCATTTCATCATTTAGTGTGTTAGCAGAAGAGCAAGCGCTTCAAAATGAAGCAACAGAACTTTTATTTTATGTAAAACAGCGTTTGTTTTTACGCTATAACGATGTGTTTACTGAATTTATTAATCCGGCATCGCTTCGAACAGAAGGAAATGTGAAAAATCAGCTACAAGCATGTGTCATGGAACTTGTGACGTTTTTACAACATGATTTATTGCAGGAAATGAGGGCAACATCGCTGCGCCTTGAAAAATGGATGAATGAAGCGATAGGGCGTGTACAGAATGAAATTGTGGCAAAATGTAAGGTGGAAAATGAAGCCATTTCTATAAATGGTACAGTGGAGTATGAGTATCAAGTCATTACACATAAAGATCCGTTTCCTGCAATAGAAATAAAACATTTCAAAAAGGCACTCTCTTATTTTAAAAATGAGAAAAGCTTTTTTGAAAAAGATGATAAAGTGTCGATGCAAGAAGCAGTAAAAGAAACACTTGAACCTTTCGTATCAGAATATGTAACAGATGAAGAAAGTTTATTTATTCATCATTATAAGCAAGAATGGGAAACGAAATGGGAGCTATTACAAGCAGCGATGCGACAAGATGTTGAACAATATTATGAAAGTGTATTGTTTGCATTAGCAGAAACAATTGATATATCTCTATATGAACAAAGCGAAGAGCAATTGCAGAAAGAGTTAACTGCAATCGAAAAAGAAATTCATATTTTATAA
- a CDS encoding DUF3931 domain-containing protein, whose amino-acid sequence MDNNEKNCNVISIDGKKKKNGTYSYPKLVIEGKTYEFTSFVLCGETPDGRRLVLTHMISTDEFAGFVKSLDTVLQKKIERIFFS is encoded by the coding sequence ATGGACAACAATGAAAAAAATTGCAACGTCATCTCAATTGATGGAAAGAAAAAGAAAAATGGCACATATTCCTATCCAAAATTAGTTATAGAAGGGAAAACATATGAGTTTACTTCGTTCGTCTTATGCGGTGAAACACCAGATGGTAGACGCCTTGTCCTTACTCATATGATTTCCACAGATGAATTCGCCGGTTTTGTAAAATCATTAGATACTGTATTACAAAAAAAAATTGAACGAATCTTTTTTTCCTAG